In Woeseia oceani, one DNA window encodes the following:
- a CDS encoding acylase gives MSVSIRRFPFLTLFTILFLAACSPEPPESASNDTDPEQARLEARAANVEILRDDFGVPHVYGKTDADTVFGMLYAQAEDDFPRIERNYIWATGRLAEVEGEEAIYSDLRARLYMSVDDAKQAYADAPAWLQALCDAFADGLNYYLMTHPDVEPKLLTRFEPWMPMFFSEGSIGGDIEQIPLEGIKAFYGEGRALDSIEAARRAGLDTAEPAGSNGIAIAPKLTRNGNALLLINPHTSFYFRGEIHAVSEEGLNAYGAVTWGQFFIYQGFNEHTGWMHTSTNVDFMDEFVEDVRQINGKLVYRYGDEMRPVETSQVTLKYADGDAVGERTFTTYRTHHGPVTHKAGDRWVVTRINWDPVNALTQSYVRTKLKNYDEFREMMDIRTNSSNNTVFADSSGNIAYFHGNFIPQRDPAFDFSKPVDGSDPATDWQGLHTVDEIITVTNPENGWIQNANSTPFTAAAEFSPKREDYPVYMAPDPENFRGVHAQRVLAGVSDLTLDSLLDLAYDPHLPGFEKLIPGLIEAWDASEKSASDMAEAIAELRNWDMTVSADSVAMTLAHFYGMHYEEQGANPNKLQGMDRVNYFGEGSPPAERLHLFAETLANLEADFGSWKMPWGEVNRFQRLNGDIELPFDDSKPSLPVGMASSRWGALAAYGARRFAGTKRLYGYRGNSFVAVVEFGDKVKARTILAGGQSNDPSSEHFDDQVQRYIDRDFKEVAYYREDVEKRTKERYVPGARNN, from the coding sequence AGCAACGACACGGATCCCGAACAAGCACGCCTGGAAGCCCGCGCCGCCAACGTTGAGATTCTGCGCGATGATTTCGGCGTACCGCACGTTTATGGCAAGACCGACGCCGATACCGTCTTCGGCATGTTGTATGCGCAAGCCGAGGACGACTTTCCCCGTATCGAACGAAACTATATCTGGGCCACCGGCAGGCTGGCCGAAGTGGAAGGCGAAGAAGCAATCTACAGCGACCTGCGCGCCCGCCTCTACATGTCCGTTGACGATGCCAAGCAAGCGTACGCTGATGCTCCAGCGTGGTTGCAGGCACTCTGCGACGCGTTTGCCGATGGCCTGAACTACTACCTCATGACTCATCCTGACGTTGAGCCGAAATTGCTTACCCGGTTTGAACCGTGGATGCCGATGTTCTTCAGCGAAGGGTCCATCGGCGGCGATATCGAACAAATTCCGCTGGAAGGCATCAAGGCGTTCTACGGCGAAGGTCGCGCACTGGACAGCATAGAAGCAGCACGCCGGGCCGGACTTGATACGGCTGAACCTGCCGGCTCCAACGGCATCGCCATCGCGCCGAAACTGACCCGCAACGGGAATGCGCTGCTGCTGATTAATCCGCACACATCGTTTTACTTCCGAGGGGAAATTCACGCCGTTAGCGAAGAAGGCCTCAATGCCTATGGTGCCGTCACCTGGGGACAGTTTTTCATCTATCAGGGGTTCAACGAGCACACCGGCTGGATGCACACATCTACGAACGTGGACTTTATGGACGAGTTCGTGGAAGACGTCCGCCAGATCAATGGCAAGCTTGTTTATCGCTACGGCGACGAAATGCGCCCTGTCGAGACGTCGCAGGTGACCTTGAAATACGCAGACGGCGATGCAGTCGGCGAACGCACGTTTACGACCTACCGTACTCATCACGGCCCGGTCACCCACAAAGCCGGTGACCGCTGGGTTGTAACCCGTATCAACTGGGACCCGGTCAATGCCCTTACCCAGTCTTACGTCCGCACCAAGCTCAAGAATTACGATGAATTCCGCGAAATGATGGATATCCGCACCAACTCGTCGAATAACACCGTTTTCGCCGACTCTTCGGGCAACATCGCTTACTTCCACGGCAATTTTATCCCGCAACGCGATCCGGCCTTCGACTTCAGCAAGCCCGTGGACGGCAGCGACCCGGCAACGGATTGGCAGGGATTGCATACCGTGGATGAAATCATCACCGTCACAAATCCGGAAAACGGATGGATCCAGAATGCCAACTCAACACCGTTTACCGCGGCCGCCGAATTCAGCCCGAAACGCGAAGACTATCCGGTGTACATGGCACCGGACCCGGAGAACTTCCGCGGTGTACACGCCCAACGCGTACTTGCCGGAGTCAGCGATCTCACCCTGGATTCGTTGCTTGATCTTGCCTATGACCCTCACTTGCCCGGCTTTGAGAAACTGATTCCCGGCTTGATCGAGGCCTGGGACGCCAGCGAAAAATCGGCGAGTGACATGGCTGAAGCCATTGCTGAATTGCGTAACTGGGACATGACCGTCAGCGCCGATTCAGTTGCTATGACACTCGCACATTTCTACGGCATGCACTATGAAGAACAGGGTGCAAACCCGAACAAGCTGCAAGGCATGGATCGGGTCAATTATTTCGGCGAAGGCTCGCCCCCGGCAGAACGCCTGCATTTGTTCGCGGAAACGCTGGCCAATCTGGAGGCCGACTTTGGCAGCTGGAAAATGCCGTGGGGCGAAGTGAATCGGTTTCAGCGACTGAACGGTGACATTGAACTGCCTTTTGACGACAGCAAGCCCAGTCTTCCCGTTGGCATGGCATCCAGTCGCTGGGGCGCATTGGCGGCCTACGGTGCACGACGATTTGCCGGCACCAAGCGCCTGTACGGATACAGAGGCAATAGTTTCGTCGCGGTCGTGGAGTTTGGCGACAAGGTCAAAGCCAGGACGATCCTTGCCGGTGGGCAGAGCAACGACCCGTCGTCCGAACATTTTGACGACCAGGTTCAGCGCTACATCGACCGTGACTTCAAGGAAGTTGCGTACTATCGCGAAGATGTCGAAAAGCGAACGAAGGAACGCTACGTGCCAGGCGCTCGCAACAACTAG